One window from the genome of Rhinolophus ferrumequinum isolate MPI-CBG mRhiFer1 chromosome 10, mRhiFer1_v1.p, whole genome shotgun sequence encodes:
- the RND1 gene encoding rho-related GTP-binding protein Rho6 isoform X1 — protein sequence MKERRAPQPVVARCKLVLVGDVQCGKTAMLQVLAKDCYPETYVPTVFENYTACLETEEQRVELSLWDTSGSPYYDNVRPLCYSDSDAVLLCFDISRPETVDSALKKWRTEILDYCPSTRVLLIGCKTDLRTDLSTLMELSHQKQAPISYEQGCAIAKQLGAEIYLEGSAFTSEKSIHSIFRTASMVCLNKPSPTPPKSPVRSLSKRLLHLPSRSELISSTFKKEKAKSCSIM from the exons ATGAAGGAAAGACGGGCTCCGCAGCCAGTGGTGGCCAGATGTAAGCTCGTTCTGGTGGGAGACGTGCAGTGTGGGAAGACAGCGATGTTACAGGTGTTAGCGAAGGACTGCTATCCCGAG ACATATGTGCCCACCGTGTTTGAAAATTACACAGCCTGCTTGGAGACAGAGGAACAGAGAGTGGAGCTCAGTCTCTGGGACACCTCAG GATCCCCCTACTATGATAATGTCCGTCCACTCTGCTACAGTGACTCGGACGCAGTATTACTATGCTTTGATATCAGCCGTCCAGAGACAGTGGATAGTGCCCTCAAGAAG TGGAGGACGGAAATCCTAGATTATTGTCCCAGCACCCGTGTTTTGCTTATTGGCTGCAAGACAGACCTGCGAACAGACCTGAGTACTCTGATGGAGCTGTCCCACCAGAAGCAGGCGCCCATCTCCTATGAacag GGCTGTGCCATAGCCAAGCAGCTGGGTGCGGAAATCTACCTGGAAGGCTCGGCTTTCACCTCAGAGAAGAGTATCCACAGCATCTTCCGGACAGCATCCATGGTGTGTCTGAACAAGCCCAGCCCGACACCCCCGAAGAGCCCTGTCCGAAGCCTCTCCAAGCGACTGCTCCACCTCCCCAGTCGTTCCGAACTCATCTCTTCTACCTTCAAGAAGGAAAAGGCCAAAAGCTGTTCCATTATGTGA
- the RND1 gene encoding rho-related GTP-binding protein Rho6 isoform X2 has protein sequence MFQPPFILPPFRFSVLRKMIFLHCLLAGSPYYDNVRPLCYSDSDAVLLCFDISRPETVDSALKKWRTEILDYCPSTRVLLIGCKTDLRTDLSTLMELSHQKQAPISYEQGCAIAKQLGAEIYLEGSAFTSEKSIHSIFRTASMVCLNKPSPTPPKSPVRSLSKRLLHLPSRSELISSTFKKEKAKSCSIM, from the exons ATGTTCCAGCCCCCTTTTATTTTGCCCCCTTTCCGTTTTTCAGTGCTAAGGAAGATGATATTCTTGCATTGCCTTCTGGCAG GATCCCCCTACTATGATAATGTCCGTCCACTCTGCTACAGTGACTCGGACGCAGTATTACTATGCTTTGATATCAGCCGTCCAGAGACAGTGGATAGTGCCCTCAAGAAG TGGAGGACGGAAATCCTAGATTATTGTCCCAGCACCCGTGTTTTGCTTATTGGCTGCAAGACAGACCTGCGAACAGACCTGAGTACTCTGATGGAGCTGTCCCACCAGAAGCAGGCGCCCATCTCCTATGAacag GGCTGTGCCATAGCCAAGCAGCTGGGTGCGGAAATCTACCTGGAAGGCTCGGCTTTCACCTCAGAGAAGAGTATCCACAGCATCTTCCGGACAGCATCCATGGTGTGTCTGAACAAGCCCAGCCCGACACCCCCGAAGAGCCCTGTCCGAAGCCTCTCCAAGCGACTGCTCCACCTCCCCAGTCGTTCCGAACTCATCTCTTCTACCTTCAAGAAGGAAAAGGCCAAAAGCTGTTCCATTATGTGA